From Paenibacillus sp. PK3_47, the proteins below share one genomic window:
- a CDS encoding sensor histidine kinase, with product MTTALRDEIVYFTAFPLIPVILHYFFSGCFRCRIGNRWIVLSLYGLYTACHMALHHIQLPGLFLLAANTGLIMGVTFFYQGSLLWRLYSSLFVTALIFLSDAVIPLSYTDTGYLISLLLSKLLILLFVFVLLKVVKSNGRGDLAGWYWCLLFLSPLLSIAALVRLSDNLFFQSYPQLFPVVPVLLLAINLLIFVLSDRIMCVQTEQARRKLLEQQNTYYANQYLMTRNMQEEAFKFKHDFKNILLGLRARLAAGDEDKSIHELDRLLGANDTSAGSCSTGNLVIDSMINYKEQVAGNSNIPFRLEVNIPPDLLLDTTVMSVILGNALDNAIEAVKSIPEKAGLERYAAIHMHYLNDSLFLRIRNPYDHDIRTGLYGELRSSKPDTGAHGIGLQNIRRAVEEYGGLLDITYDSGVFQVEIVLFNIQRQHTA from the coding sequence TTGACTACAGCTCTGCGGGATGAGATCGTGTACTTCACTGCATTCCCTCTCATTCCTGTAATACTTCACTATTTCTTCAGCGGCTGCTTCCGCTGCCGTATTGGCAACAGATGGATTGTGCTGTCGCTCTATGGACTTTATACTGCCTGCCATATGGCCCTGCATCATATTCAGCTTCCAGGCCTCTTCTTGCTTGCAGCAAATACCGGACTTATTATGGGGGTAACTTTCTTTTATCAAGGCAGCCTGCTGTGGAGATTATACAGCTCGCTTTTCGTCACTGCACTAATCTTTCTTAGCGATGCTGTCATCCCTTTATCATATACGGATACCGGGTATCTTATCAGTCTGCTCCTGTCCAAGCTTCTTATTTTATTGTTTGTTTTTGTCCTGCTAAAGGTTGTGAAAAGCAACGGCCGGGGCGATTTGGCAGGCTGGTACTGGTGCCTGTTATTTCTCAGCCCTCTGCTGAGCATTGCTGCTCTGGTCCGCTTGTCGGACAATCTGTTTTTTCAAAGCTATCCGCAGTTATTTCCCGTAGTTCCGGTTCTGCTGCTTGCCATCAACCTTTTGATTTTTGTGCTTAGCGACCGGATAATGTGTGTACAGACCGAACAGGCCCGGCGAAAGCTGCTGGAACAGCAGAACACTTATTATGCCAATCAGTACTTGATGACCCGTAATATGCAGGAGGAAGCCTTCAAATTCAAGCATGATTTCAAAAATATCCTGCTCGGTCTGCGTGCCCGGCTGGCTGCCGGTGATGAGGACAAGTCCATCCATGAGCTGGACCGTTTACTTGGAGCAAACGATACGTCTGCCGGCAGCTGCTCCACCGGAAACCTCGTCATTGATTCCATGATTAATTACAAAGAGCAGGTTGCCGGCAACAGCAATATTCCCTTCCGGCTGGAGGTGAATATTCCACCGGATCTGCTGCTGGATACCACTGTTATGAGCGTCATCCTCGGCAATGCCCTGGACAATGCCATTGAAGCCGTAAAGTCTATTCCGGAGAAGGCCGGTCTTGAACGGTATGCCGCGATCCATATGCATTATCTGAACGACAGCCTGTTTTTGCGGATCCGGAATCCATATGATCATGATATCCGCACCGGCCTGTACGGAGAACTCCGTTCTAGCAAGCCGGACACAGGGGCACATGGCATCGGACTGCAGAACATCCGCAGGGCTGTAGAGGAATACGGCGGTCTGCTGGATATTACCTATGACAGCGGAGTGTTTCAGGTGGAGATTGTACTGTTCAATATCCAGAGGCAGCATACCGCATAA
- a CDS encoding LytTR family DNA-binding domain-containing protein, giving the protein MIHIAVCDDDPQAAGLIENLILSGQHYCEETLEVSLFYSGESFAEALQHGCIFDLVYMDIEMEGMDGITAGQMLRGDDENDFVQLMYISSHEQYHLQLFDVRPSGFIKKPVNQEVFMKKLIPALQKAVRTRQNGKLNFLPVQQKGKELMIPFREIVYLESRIRRITLVTKEGELQYYGVLKEEAGKLPASYFTRIHQSYIVNLYYVKEISAKRIILLNGSELPVSEKNSLTVRKAYLSFRGALI; this is encoded by the coding sequence ATGATTCATATTGCCGTATGTGATGATGATCCGCAGGCGGCGGGACTGATTGAGAATTTAATTCTGAGTGGGCAGCATTATTGTGAGGAGACCCTGGAAGTTTCCCTGTTTTACTCCGGAGAGAGCTTCGCTGAGGCTCTTCAGCACGGCTGTATATTTGACTTAGTCTATATGGATATTGAGATGGAAGGAATGGATGGCATAACAGCCGGTCAGATGCTTCGGGGTGATGATGAAAATGATTTTGTGCAGCTGATGTATATCTCCAGTCATGAGCAGTACCATCTGCAGCTGTTCGACGTCCGTCCGTCGGGCTTTATTAAGAAGCCGGTGAACCAGGAGGTTTTTATGAAAAAGCTGATACCGGCGCTGCAAAAAGCGGTCCGCACACGCCAGAACGGCAAGCTGAACTTCCTGCCAGTGCAGCAAAAGGGTAAGGAGCTGATGATACCCTTCCGGGAGATTGTCTATTTGGAGAGCCGCATCCGGAGAATTACGCTTGTCACCAAAGAAGGAGAACTGCAGTACTACGGGGTTCTTAAGGAAGAAGCCGGGAAGCTGCCGGCAAGCTATTTTACCCGGATTCATCAGTCTTATATCGTGAACTTGTATTATGTTAAAGAAATCAGCGCCAAAAGGATTATACTACTTAACGGCAGTGAGCTGCCGGTGAGTGAAAAGAACAGCTTGACGGTTCGCAAAGCTTATCTCAGCTTCAGGGGGGCGCTCATTTGA
- a CDS encoding ABC transporter ATP-binding protein translates to MNTPVLEAIALTKVYRSAFALREFNMRIEEGDIYGFVGENGAGKSTLMKIIGGLVHPESGELRLFGQQGKQGLMEARKRIGFLIERPSLYPHMNAEENLKFYCHIFGIRDPERIGEVLHAVGLTEAASKKTSQYSLGMRQRLGLAIALLARPGFLVLDEPVNGLDPAGILEMRRILERLAREQGVTVLVSSHILGELQLLATKYGFIHQGRLIREISAGELLQTARSVITLSTPDPAAAAEKLRQHLQLHNISVSDAGIIEIPKEDMDLERLMSVLLQQGIRVDGFNLSAPNLENYYMDLIGGGNK, encoded by the coding sequence TTGAATACGCCCGTGCTTGAAGCCATAGCTCTAACTAAAGTGTACAGGTCCGCATTTGCGCTCCGTGAATTTAACATGAGGATTGAGGAGGGGGATATTTACGGGTTCGTCGGCGAGAATGGGGCCGGTAAAAGTACTTTGATGAAAATTATCGGCGGGCTTGTACATCCGGAAAGCGGAGAATTGCGTTTATTCGGACAGCAGGGGAAGCAGGGGCTCATGGAAGCCCGTAAAAGGATTGGATTTCTCATTGAAAGGCCGTCGCTTTACCCGCATATGAATGCTGAAGAGAATTTGAAATTCTACTGCCATATCTTCGGCATCCGGGACCCGGAAAGAATCGGCGAGGTTCTCCACGCTGTGGGTTTAACAGAAGCCGCGAGCAAAAAGACTTCGCAATATTCGCTCGGTATGCGCCAGCGTCTTGGACTTGCCATTGCCCTGCTTGCCAGGCCGGGATTTCTTGTGCTGGATGAACCCGTCAACGGGCTGGACCCGGCAGGCATTCTGGAGATGCGGAGGATTCTGGAGCGCCTGGCGCGTGAGCAGGGGGTAACGGTTCTGGTTTCCAGCCATATTCTTGGTGAGCTGCAGCTGCTGGCTACCAAATACGGGTTCATCCATCAAGGCCGGCTCATTCGGGAAATAAGCGCCGGTGAACTGCTGCAAACAGCCCGTTCGGTAATCACGCTCTCTACGCCTGATCCGGCAGCCGCTGCGGAGAAGCTGAGGCAGCATCTGCAGCTGCATAACATCTCGGTGAGCGACGCCGGAATCATCGAAATTCCAAAAGAAGATATGGATTTGGAGCGGTTGATGTCTGTGCTGCTGCAACAGGGTATCCGGGTAGACGGGTTCAACCTGTCCGCACCCAATCTGGAGAACTATTATATGGATTTGATTGGAGGCGGAAACAAGTGA
- the msrA gene encoding peptide-methionine (S)-S-oxide reductase MsrA: MNKIGNVRELATFAGGCFWCMVKPFDELPGIVSVVSGYTGGHTVNPTYEEVGTETTGHVEAVQITFEPELFPYERLLEIYWQLIDPTDQGGQFMDRGYSYRTVIFVHNEEQRKKAEASKEALKASKRFKGQIVTEIVPAGTFYPAEAVHQDYYKTHPMNYKMYMKGSGRDEFLEQHWNSREDRKRLRSRLTELQYEVTQNKAMEPPYKNEFWEQTQEGLYVDVLSGDPLFSSADKFDSGTGWPGFTRPVAGGLIRKEADFSSGTVRTVIRSRLSGAYLGYLTYDGPEPAKQHYVINSAALRFIPKEELETEGYGRYLAGPEVKL, from the coding sequence ATGAACAAAATCGGGAATGTGAGAGAGCTGGCCACCTTCGCCGGAGGCTGCTTCTGGTGCATGGTCAAGCCGTTTGACGAGCTGCCGGGGATTGTGTCTGTAGTTTCGGGTTATACGGGCGGACACACGGTGAATCCGACTTATGAGGAAGTAGGGACGGAAACGACGGGGCATGTGGAGGCGGTACAGATTACCTTTGAGCCGGAGCTGTTTCCGTATGAGCGGCTGCTGGAAATCTATTGGCAGCTCATTGATCCTACTGATCAGGGCGGCCAGTTCATGGACCGGGGCTACTCTTACCGGACGGTGATATTTGTCCATAATGAGGAGCAGCGCAAGAAGGCAGAAGCCTCGAAGGAGGCTCTGAAGGCTAGCAAGCGGTTCAAGGGACAGATTGTAACGGAGATTGTTCCGGCGGGGACGTTCTATCCTGCGGAAGCTGTACATCAGGACTACTATAAGACCCATCCGATGAATTATAAAATGTACATGAAGGGCTCAGGACGCGATGAGTTTCTCGAGCAGCACTGGAACAGCCGGGAGGACCGGAAGCGGCTGCGGAGCAGGCTGACTGAGCTGCAGTACGAGGTTACTCAGAACAAGGCGATGGAGCCTCCGTACAAGAACGAATTCTGGGAACAGACCCAAGAGGGGCTGTATGTGGATGTGCTGAGCGGTGATCCGCTGTTCAGTTCTGCGGACAAGTTTGACTCCGGCACCGGCTGGCCGGGGTTTACCAGGCCTGTTGCCGGCGGGCTGATCCGCAAGGAAGCGGATTTCAGCAGCGGCACGGTGCGGACGGTAATCCGCAGCAGGCTGAGCGGGGCTTATCTCGGCTATCTGACCTATGACGGCCCGGAGCCTGCGAAGCAGCATTACGTGATCAACTCCGCGGCGCTGCGTTTCATTCCGAAGGAGGAGCTGGAGACGGAAGGGTACGGCAGGTACCTGGCAGGACCAGAGGTGAAGCTATAA